The following proteins are co-located in the Vigna unguiculata cultivar IT97K-499-35 chromosome 9, ASM411807v1, whole genome shotgun sequence genome:
- the LOC114195851 gene encoding ubiquitin carboxyl-terminal hydrolase 16-like: MHVTGDLGFSSLVLLVVCLVVPVIGLVISRRWQVSEAKKEEIRRLLVLAAEETARAEKEAFYGYGTAATTAPSNQCAVCYFPATARCAQCKSVRYCSFECQTVHWRQGHKLECNPSSTSHQSYDVTSDLGSKVIEQGYSGIYGEKSESESTECKSSSEKPSISDICFSPKVSSQKDENIRFESLTEGNITDSNSELSSNSFSGFSASTGSSDSSDDSSVCESVISNEHDRSEGHIFVDSTLDNPDKTNDNSEGVTMSSSPKFATLVDSIDGFSTMHKLNHIGPGFSKEERKFASNGNSGSDVYKEKTLDPSTVFSGFWDKALDGIKDDSKNDTHTSYSDESTGKRTVSESSFHFSFSTIPPAHVRDIRTKGSESDNAFPNCIGSENDNMNSSKERKFLFSNSKVSNDRNYVTLSGSESDHLESKDSSRPPLSSFSHQSSSAGKGSVCADALSIHNFQATGTKVTNHVVENRRSTFKSTAIKHDRADSNIASETKENSHTGTKHGNNDDEYGTQAVTSSRVPSCSANSRSGIKTSVLKVVDQFRGSNMSKHFPFSVGSEVGERHHDKVFFPYELFVKLYNSNKVELCPFGLINCGNSCYANAILQCLAFTPPLTAYLLQGLHSKSCVNKKWCFTCEFERLILKSKDTKSSVSPMCIISHLQNIGSQLSNGREEDAHEFLRHVIDTMQSVCLMEAGVNASGSLEEDTTLMGLTFGGYLRSKIKCMKCGGKSERQERMMDLTVEIEGDITTLVEALQRFTSTETLDGENKYHCVRCKSYEKAKKKLTVSEAPNVLTVALKRFQSGKFGKLNKPIQFPEILNLAPFMSGTSDKSPIYRLYGVVVHLDTMNAAFSGHYVCYVKNIQNKWFKVDDSVVTAVELERVLTTGAYMLLYARCSPRAPRLIRNRILSSDSKSKVSGKTLATKARYTSTNSGVSEHVNSSISPDGSPAFDSFYSKFHHLKKILEEDSSSDNSSLISSNSDEGSCSTDSTCDSASTDDFTDYLFGDSGNGWSSVWRNSDSDTSSSSSSSPLNSRHSPLSDMDRYDSVSPTAIPTGSRVEKDSHVYRNGAVSVDRRGVGVSCLHSNTSSQHRGLGSGRISSKISSRETHSFVKVGSNLCNDTECGVLCRKYRTD, translated from the exons ATGCATGTCACCGGGGATCTAGGGTTTTCGAGCCTGGTCCTTCTGGTGGTTTGTCTGGTGGTGCCGGTGATCGGCCTCGTAATTAGCCGTAGATGGCAGGTTTCGGAGGCTAAAAAGGAGGAGATCAGGAGACTTCTGGTTTTGGCAGCGGAGGAAACTGCCAGGGCTGAGAAAGAGGCATTCTATGGGTACGGCACGGCAGCTACTACTGCTCCGAGCAATCAATGTGCCGTGTGCTATTTCCCTGCCACCGCGCGCTGCGCTCAGTGCAAATCAGTTCGCTACTG TTCTTTTGAGTGTCAAACTGTTCATTGGCGGCAAGGTCACAAGTTAGAATGCAATCCTTCCAGCACAAGCCACCAGAGTTATGATGTAACAAGTGATCTTGGCAGCAAGGTGATAGAACAAGGCTACTCTGGAATATATGGTGAGAAGTCAGAAAGTGAAAGTACAGAATGTAAATCATCCTCTGAAAAGCCTTCGATTTCTGATATCTGCTTTTCTCCCAAAGTTTCATCTCAGAAGGATGAAAATATCAGATTTGAGTCCCTTACAGAGGGGAATATAACAGATTCTAATTCGGAATTGTCCAGTAATTCATTTTCTGGATTCTCAGCTTCCACAGGTTCCAGTGATTCTTCTGATGATTCCTCTGTCTGTGAGAGTGTCATTTCAAATGAGCATGACAGATCAGAGGgacatatttttgttgattCCACCCTTGACAATCCTGACAAAACTAATGACAATAGCGAGGGGGTAACCATGTCTTCTTCACCGAAGTTTGCTACTTTGGTTGATTCAATAGATGGTTTTTCTACAATGCATAAATTAAATCATATCGGACCTGGTTTTAGTAAAGAAGAGAGGAAGTTTGCATCAAATGGTAATTCAGGTTCAGATGTGTATAAGGAGAAAACACTTGATCCTTCTACAGTGTTTTCTGGGTTCTGGGATAAAGCACTAGATGGGATTAAAGATGATTCTAAGAATGACACTCATACATCTTATTCTGATGAATCAACGGGTAAAAGGACTGTTTCTGAATCTTCATTTCACTTTTCATTCAGTACCATTCCTCCTGCACATGTACGAGATATCAGGACAAAGGGTTCTGAATCTGATAATGCATTTCCAAATTGTATTGGGTCTGAGAATGACAACATGAACTCTTCAAAGGAGAGGAAATTCTTGTTCTCCAACAGCAAAGTTTCCAATGATCGGAATTATGTTACTCTAAGTGGTTCTGAATCTGATCATTTGGAATCGAAAGACAGCTCCAGACCACCTTTATCATCTTTCTCCCATCAATCCTCCAGTGCTGGCAAAGGTTCAGTTTGTGCAGATGCTTTGAGCATCCATAACTTTCAAGCGACTGGCACTAAGGTAACAAATCATGTTGTGGAAAACCGTCGCAGCACCTTCAAGTCCACTGCGATTAAGCATGACCGTGCTGATTCTAATATAGCTTCTGAAACTAAAGAAAATTCTCATACTGGTACAAAACACGGGAATAATGACGATGAATATGGCACTCAGGCTGTCACTTCCTCTCGTGTTCCTAGCTGTTCTGCAAATTCTAGAAGTGGTATAAAAACCTCTGTTTTGAAAGTTGTTGATCAGTTTAGAGGATCAAATATGTCAAAGCACTTTCCATTCTCTGTTGGGAGTGAGGTTGGTGAAAGACACCATGACaag GTTTTTTTTCCTTATGAATTATTTGTCAAGCTTTATAACTCGAACAAGGTGGAGTTATGCCCATTTGGCCTTATAAATTGTGGAAACAG TTGTTATGCTAATGCTATACTTCAGTGCTTAGCATTTACGCCGCCTCTGACTGCTTATTTGCTTCAAGGATTACATTCTAAATCAT gtgtaaataaaaaatggtgTTTCACCTGCGAATTTGAAAGATTGATTTTGAAGTCAAAGGACACAAAATCTTCGGTGTCTCCTATGTGCATAATCTCTCATTTACAGAATATTGGAAGTCAGCTTAGTAATGGGAGAGAAGAAGATGCACATGAATTTCTTAG GCATGTTATTGATACAATGCAATCTGTTTGCCTTATGGAAGCTGGGGTTAATGCATCGGGCTCCTTAGAAGAGGACACTACTTTAATGGGTCTAACATTTGGTGGTTACCTTCGATCAAag ATAAAATGCATGAAATGTGGAGGGAAGTCTGAGCGTCAAGAAAGGATGATGGATCTGACTGTTGAGATAGAAGGGGATATAACAACCCTGGTGGAGGCTCTTCAACGGTTTACAAGCACTGAGACTCTGGATGGGGAAAACAAGTACCACTGTGTCAG ATGTAAGTCTTATGAGAAGGCCAAGAAGAAGCTGACAGTTTCAGAGGCACCCAATGTTCTTACTGTTGCATTAAAGAGATTTCAG TCTGGGAAATTTGGGAAGCTCAACAAGCCTATTCAATTTCCTGAAATACTTAACTTGGCACCTTTCATGAGTGGGACTAGTGATAAATCACCCATATACAGATTGTATGGGGTAGTTGTTCACTTAGATACCATGAATGCTGCCTTTTCGGGTCATTACGTGTGCTATGTGAAGAATATACAAAACAAGTGGTTCAAGGTTGATGACAGTGTG GTGACTGCTGTTGAATTGGAGAGAGTCTTGACAACAGGAGCATATATGCTTTTATATGCAAG GTGCTCGCCTAGGGCTCCAAGATTAATCAGGAACAGAATACTATCCTCAGATTCAAAAAGTAAAGTCAGCGGAAAAACTCTTGCAACGAAAGCAAGATATACATCTACGAATTCTGGTGTTTCTGAACATGTCAACAGTTCCATCTCTCCGGATGGCTCACCTGCATTCGATTCTTTCTATTCAAAGTTTCACCACCTGAAAAAGATTTTAGAGGAAGACTCGTCCAGTGATAATTCATCCCTCATTAGCAGCAATTCCGATGAAGGTTCTTGCAGTACTGATAGCACCTGTGATTCAGCCAGTACAGATGACTTCACAGATTATCTTTTTGGTGATTCAGGAAATGGGTGGAGTAGTGTGTGGAGGAATTCTGATTCTGACACATCCTCGTCCTCCTCATCTTCCCCCTTAAACTCTCGACATTCCCCACTCTCTGATATGGACCGATACGATTCAGTTTCTCCTACTGCTATTCCCACAGGTTCAAGAGTGGAGAAAGACAGTCATGTATACAGAAATGGAGCGGTGAGTGTTGATCGGAGAGGGGTGGGTGTTTCTTGTTTGCATTCTAACACAAGTTCACAGCATAGAGGGTTAGGTAGTGGTAGGATTAGTAGCAAGATTAGTAGTAGGGAAACTCACTCTTTTGTGAAAGTAGGATCTAACCTTTGTAATGATACAGAATGTGGTGTATTATGTAGAAAGTATAGAACggattaa